The following are encoded together in the Diabrotica undecimpunctata isolate CICGRU chromosome 7, icDiaUnde3, whole genome shotgun sequence genome:
- the LOC140446677 gene encoding uncharacterized protein encodes MGPVPLLGYDAERKLVQHINALQIRGFAPTRRAVRKIAFNLAEAMGIKHNFNKAKRIAGADWFKSFMRRNGTLSVRKAQGLSNARAEGMNKKECKEYFELLHETLTEHHLINKPGSIWNVDESGLQLNNEPGIVVAKKGSDVHVRQSTERGETVTVVACANAEGAFFFLSVFLKVSKNNKFGKN; translated from the coding sequence ATGGGTCCTGTACCATTGCTTGGTTATGACGCTGAGCGAAAATTGGTCCAACACATTAATGCATTACAAATTCGTGGATTTGCGCCTACAAGAAGAGCTGTAAGGAAAATAGCCTTTAACCTTGCTGAGGCGATGGGTATAAAGCACAACTTTAATAAAGCAAAAAGAATTGCTGGTGCAGATTGGTTTAAGTCGTTTATGAGAAGGAATGGTACTCTTTCGGTTCGCAAAGCTCAAGGATTATCCAATGCTCGAGCAGAAGGCATGAACAAGAAGGAATGCAAGGAATACTTCGAGCTCTTACATGAAACGTTAACTGAACACCACCTCATCAACAAACCTGGTAGCATCTGGAACGTAGACGAATCAGGCCTACAACTAAATAATGAACCTGGCATTGTTGTGGCTAAAAAAGGCAGCGATGTACATGTCAGACAATCAACGGAAAGAGGAGAGACGGTAACAGTGGTAGCTTGCGCGAATGCTGAAGGTGCCTTCTTCTtcctttctgtatttttaaaggtgtcaaaaaacaacaaattTGGAAAGAATTAA